The region GGTGCCCGGGTGCCGACGCCGGCGCTGGTCGAGGCGGTCAACCGGACCGGACCGGTCGCCGTCGTCATCTGGTCACATGCCCCGGCTACCGCCGATCCCGCCCAGCTCACCGCACTGCTGGCGAGTCCCCGGCGACCGCTGCTCGTGGCGGCCGGCGGGCCGGGCTGGCAGTTGGCCGATCTGCCAACCGAGGTGGCGTACCCCACCAGCCTCGACGACGCGGTGGCGCTGGTACGGGGCGTACCGGACCAGCCGGGGCGGTAGCCCGGGTCGGTCCGGCGGTAGCCAGGTTCGGTCCGGCGGTAGCCAGGTTCGGCCGGACGCGGGAACGCGAAGTTCGTTCGGCTGGACTAGCGTGGGCTGGCCCCTGCCCGATGCCCCCTCGGGAGTCGACCGATGTTCAGACGTGCCGCCCCGGCGGCTCTCTTGACCCTGTCCATCCTGCTCCTCGGCGGCTGCGCCAACGGCGACCGCAGGAGCGCCCAGCCGGCGCCGGATGCAGCTGGGTCGCCCAGTGCCACCGTCCCGGTGCCCGACCCGACCGAACCCACCACACCGGTCCGGCCACCGACCTCCCGTCCGACCACACCGGGCCCGACCAAGTCACCGACCCGGTCGCCAGGCAACGGCGGGAAGAAGACCGGCCCGTTCGACACCCGACGGCTGACCGGTAGCAAGGCGGTGGCGCTCACCTTCGACGACGGACCGCACCCGATCTGGACCCCGAAGGTGCTCGACCAACTCCGCGAGGCCAAGGTCCGGGCCACCTTCTGTCTGGTCGGTACGAAGGTCCGCCAGCACCCTGCCCTCGTCGCCCGGATCGTCCGGGAGGGCCACTCGCTGTGCA is a window of Micromonospora polyrhachis DNA encoding:
- a CDS encoding polysaccharide deacetylase family protein → MFRRAAPAALLTLSILLLGGCANGDRRSAQPAPDAAGSPSATVPVPDPTEPTTPVRPPTSRPTTPGPTKSPTRSPGNGGKKTGPFDTRRLTGSKAVALTFDDGPHPIWTPKVLDQLREAKVRATFCLVGTKVRQHPALVARIVREGHSLCNHSWQHDLELGKKSEADIRANLERTNREIARAVPGAKVGYYRQPGGKWTSAVTKVAQSMGMVALHWDVDPRDWDKPDAATIRQRVLHQARAGSIVLLHDGGGDRANTVAACPQIIATLRKQYGIRRL